Proteins encoded by one window of Enterobacter pseudoroggenkampii:
- the rimK gene encoding 30S ribosomal protein S6--L-glutamate ligase, protein MKIAILSRDGTLYSCKRLREAAAKRGHQVEILDPMSCYMNIDPAASSIHYKGRKLPHFDAVIPRIGSQITYYGTAALRQFEMLGSYPLNESVAISRARDKLRSLQLLARQGIDLPVTGIAHSPDDTSDLIDMVGGAPLVIKLVEGTQGIGVVLAETRQAAESVIDAFRGLNAHILVQEYIEEAKGRDIRCFVVGNEVVAAIERQAKEGDFRSNLHRGGIARIADISDREREIAVKAAQTLGLDVAGVDLLRATRGPLVMEVNASPGLEGVEKTTGVDIAGKMISWIERHATPGYCLKTGG, encoded by the coding sequence GTGAAAATTGCCATATTGTCCCGGGATGGAACGCTCTATTCATGTAAACGCCTGCGTGAGGCGGCGGCGAAACGCGGGCATCAGGTTGAGATCCTCGACCCGATGTCCTGCTACATGAACATCGACCCGGCCGCCTCGTCGATTCACTACAAAGGCCGCAAGCTGCCGCATTTCGATGCGGTCATCCCCCGCATCGGCTCCCAGATTACCTACTACGGCACCGCCGCGCTGCGCCAGTTCGAGATGCTGGGCAGCTATCCTCTCAACGAATCCGTTGCTATTTCCCGCGCCCGCGACAAGCTGCGCTCGCTGCAGCTCCTTGCTCGTCAGGGGATCGATCTCCCCGTCACGGGGATTGCCCATTCACCGGACGACACCAGCGATCTGATCGACATGGTGGGCGGCGCCCCTTTGGTGATCAAGCTGGTGGAAGGCACCCAGGGCATTGGCGTGGTGCTGGCGGAGACGCGTCAGGCAGCGGAGAGCGTGATTGACGCCTTCCGCGGGCTGAATGCCCACATTCTGGTGCAGGAGTATATTGAAGAGGCCAAAGGGCGCGACATCCGCTGCTTCGTCGTGGGAAACGAGGTGGTAGCGGCCATTGAGCGCCAGGCCAAAGAGGGCGACTTCCGCTCTAATCTTCACCGGGGCGGCATTGCAAGAATCGCTGATATCAGCGACCGCGAGCGGGAAATTGCGGTGAAAGCCGCGCAAACCCTGGGGCTGGACGTGGCGGGTGTAGATCTTCTGCGCGCGACGCGCGGGCCGCTGGTCATGGAGGTGAACGCCTCGCCCGGGCTGGAAGGCGTGGAAAAAACCACAGGTGTCGATATTGCGGGTAAAATGATCTCATGGATCGAGCGTCATGCCACGCCGGGCTACTGTCTGAAAACGGGTGGTTAA
- a CDS encoding YbjN domain-containing protein, whose product MDLQVVPTLDTLRQWLDDAGITFFECDSCQALHLPHMQNFDGIFDAKIDLINDVILFSALAEVKPSALLALASDLSAINASSLTVKAFLDIQDDNLPKLVVCQSLFSGAGLSFKQFAWFMRLSEEQISMVMMEANAHHLLYSAEDDAENNDASPNFLH is encoded by the coding sequence ATGGATTTACAGGTCGTACCTACACTGGATACGTTACGTCAATGGCTTGATGATGCCGGAATTACGTTCTTCGAATGCGATTCCTGCCAGGCGCTGCATCTGCCTCATATGCAGAATTTCGACGGCATTTTCGATGCCAAAATCGATCTCATTAACGACGTGATCCTTTTCTCCGCGCTGGCCGAAGTGAAGCCGTCCGCGCTGCTGGCGCTGGCCTCCGACCTGTCGGCCATCAATGCCAGTTCTTTGACGGTGAAGGCATTTCTCGACATACAGGATGATAATCTGCCAAAACTGGTCGTTTGCCAGTCTTTATTCTCCGGGGCAGGGCTGTCGTTCAAGCAGTTCGCCTGGTTTATGCGCTTGAGCGAAGAGCAAATTTCGATGGTTATGATGGAAGCCAATGCACACCATCTGCTGTATAGCGCGGAAGATGATGCAGAGAATAATGATGCATCTCCCAATTTTCTTCACTAA
- a CDS encoding metalloregulator ArsR/SmtB family transcription factor, translating to MLHPLQLFKTLSDETRLAIVMLLRETGELCVCDLCAATAESQPKVSRHMALLRESGLVIDRREGKWVHYRLSPNMPAWAAAVIDTSWNCLREETRLKLKNRLPGSC from the coding sequence ATGCTCCACCCACTCCAGCTCTTCAAAACCCTTTCCGACGAAACGCGGCTCGCCATCGTCATGCTGCTCCGTGAAACAGGCGAGCTGTGCGTCTGCGATCTCTGCGCCGCCACCGCCGAATCTCAGCCAAAGGTCTCCCGCCACATGGCCCTGCTCCGCGAGTCCGGGCTGGTGATCGACCGTCGCGAGGGGAAATGGGTCCATTACCGTCTCTCTCCCAACATGCCTGCATGGGCGGCAGCCGTTATCGACACCAGCTGGAACTGCCTGCGGGAAGAGACGCGTCTGAAGCTGAAAAACCGACTTCCGGGCTCGTGCTAA
- a CDS encoding TetR/AcrR family transcriptional regulator, with translation MSRPPNDPHRREKILQATLDTIAEHGIHAVTHRKIATCAGVPLGSMTYYFDGMEPLLEEAFTWFTRQMSQQYRDFFAGVTGPEMACESITTLIHSSQVTTPHNMALMYQLYAFMHRSAALKTVMQDWMKMSQTTLEQWFDPVTTRALDAFIEGMTLHYVTDRTPLSREEIRAMVGRIAGEGKG, from the coding sequence ATGAGCAGACCACCGAACGATCCGCATCGCCGGGAGAAGATCCTGCAGGCAACGCTCGATACCATTGCCGAGCACGGGATCCACGCCGTCACGCACCGTAAAATCGCCACCTGTGCGGGCGTGCCGCTGGGGTCGATGACCTACTATTTCGACGGCATGGAGCCGCTGCTGGAGGAGGCCTTCACGTGGTTTACCCGGCAGATGTCGCAGCAGTACCGGGATTTCTTTGCCGGCGTCACCGGGCCGGAGATGGCGTGCGAATCCATCACTACGCTGATCCACAGCTCGCAGGTGACCACGCCGCACAACATGGCGCTGATGTACCAGCTCTACGCCTTTATGCACCGCAGCGCGGCGCTCAAAACGGTGATGCAGGACTGGATGAAGATGAGCCAGACCACGCTGGAGCAGTGGTTCGACCCGGTCACCACCCGCGCGCTGGATGCGTTTATCGAAGGGATGACGCTGCACTACGTGACCGACCGGACGCCGCTATCCCGCGAGGAGATCCGGGCGATGGTGGGGAGGATTGCGGGCGAGGGCAAAGGCTAG
- a CDS encoding arsenic transporter: MFLAGAIFLFTLVLVIWQPKGLSIGWSATIGAVLALFSGVIHVNDIPVVWNIVWNATATFIAVIIISLLLDESGFFEWAALHVARWGNGRGRLLFTYIVLLGAAVAALFANDGAALILTPIVIAMLLALGFSKQATLAFVMAAGFIADTASLPLIVSNLVNIVSADFFTLGFSEYASVMIPVDVAAIAATLVMLHLFFRKEIPPEYDLAKLREPARAIHDLPTFRTGWIVLLLLLVGFFVLEPLGIPVSAIATVGALILFAVAKRGHAINTGKVLRGAPWQIVIFSLGMYLVVYGLRNAGLTEYLSGVLNSLAGHGLWAATLGTGFITAFLSSIMNNMPTVLIGALSIDGSTATGLIKDAMIYANVIGCDLGPKITPIGSLATLLWLHVLAQKNMTITWGYYFRTGIIMTLPVLFVTLAALALRLSFTL, encoded by the coding sequence ATGTTTCTGGCAGGGGCTATTTTTCTGTTTACGCTGGTACTGGTCATCTGGCAGCCCAAAGGACTGAGTATTGGCTGGAGCGCAACCATCGGCGCCGTGCTGGCGCTGTTCAGCGGCGTGATCCACGTAAACGATATTCCGGTCGTGTGGAATATCGTCTGGAACGCCACGGCAACGTTCATTGCCGTCATCATCATCAGCCTGCTGCTGGATGAGTCCGGCTTTTTCGAGTGGGCGGCGCTGCACGTTGCCCGCTGGGGAAACGGTCGCGGGCGATTGCTGTTTACTTATATCGTGCTGCTGGGCGCAGCCGTGGCGGCGCTGTTTGCCAATGACGGCGCAGCGCTGATCCTGACGCCTATCGTTATCGCCATGCTGCTGGCGCTGGGGTTCAGCAAGCAGGCTACGCTGGCGTTTGTGATGGCGGCAGGTTTTATCGCCGATACCGCCAGCCTGCCGCTGATTGTGTCGAACCTGGTCAACATCGTCTCGGCAGACTTCTTCACGCTGGGGTTCAGTGAATATGCTTCGGTGATGATTCCCGTTGATGTCGCTGCAATTGCCGCAACGCTGGTCATGCTCCATCTGTTCTTCCGCAAGGAAATTCCGCCGGAATATGACCTGGCGAAACTCCGCGAACCCGCGCGGGCCATTCACGATCTCCCCACGTTCAGAACGGGCTGGATCGTCCTGCTGCTTCTGCTCGTCGGTTTCTTCGTGCTGGAGCCTCTGGGTATTCCGGTCAGCGCCATTGCGACCGTCGGCGCGCTGATTTTGTTCGCCGTCGCAAAACGCGGACATGCAATAAACACCGGAAAAGTGCTGCGCGGCGCACCGTGGCAGATCGTCATCTTCTCGCTGGGGATGTATCTGGTGGTGTATGGCCTGCGCAATGCCGGGCTGACGGAATATCTCTCAGGTGTACTGAATAGCCTGGCCGGACACGGATTATGGGCCGCCACGCTGGGAACAGGGTTCATCACCGCGTTCCTGTCTTCCATAATGAACAATATGCCCACGGTGCTGATTGGCGCGCTCTCCATTGACGGCAGCACGGCAACTGGGTTGATCAAGGACGCGATGATTTACGCCAACGTGATTGGCTGCGATCTGGGGCCGAAAATCACGCCTATCGGCAGCCTCGCCACCCTGCTCTGGCTCCACGTGCTGGCGCAGAAAAACATGACGATTACCTGGGGCTACTATTTCCGGACGGGCATCATCATGACGCTGCCGGTCCTGTTTGTGACGCTCGCCGCGCTGGCGCTACGTCTCTCCTTCACACTGTAA
- a CDS encoding SDR family NAD(P)-dependent oxidoreductase, whose product MGFKNKTAVIFGGSGAIGSATAHALAREGADVYLAARDHTKLEQVASRIRAAGGSASTFIFDALEESSQLPDLARIDIVVNATGFLHDQGKRLEALTLGEFRQGFDPFLAAYFNIAKAVSSRMGGEHGGTIITVVAPAANMAMAGHLGHIVGCAGTEALTRALAAELGTQNIRVLCLRSHAIADAVQAGSYVGAIFAAKAQAMGITVEQFLGGAAQSTLTHRLPTLAQVADTITFLVSDAAGAITGTTVNMTARAT is encoded by the coding sequence ATGGGCTTTAAAAACAAAACCGCCGTCATCTTCGGCGGCAGCGGCGCTATCGGCAGCGCAACTGCGCACGCTCTGGCGCGTGAAGGAGCGGATGTATACCTCGCCGCACGTGACCACACCAAGCTGGAGCAGGTCGCCAGCCGTATTCGCGCAGCGGGCGGTTCTGCCAGCACGTTTATTTTCGATGCGCTTGAGGAGTCCTCGCAACTCCCGGACCTTGCCCGCATTGATATCGTCGTCAACGCCACAGGCTTTCTGCACGATCAGGGTAAACGCCTTGAGGCGTTAACGCTCGGCGAGTTCAGGCAGGGTTTCGACCCTTTCCTGGCCGCGTACTTTAACATTGCGAAAGCCGTGTCATCCCGCATGGGCGGCGAGCATGGCGGGACCATAATTACCGTCGTCGCCCCCGCCGCAAACATGGCGATGGCAGGCCACCTCGGGCATATCGTCGGCTGCGCGGGTACGGAAGCCTTGACCCGGGCGCTTGCGGCTGAGTTGGGGACTCAAAATATTCGTGTGCTGTGTCTGCGTTCGCACGCGATAGCCGATGCGGTGCAGGCGGGTTCGTATGTGGGTGCCATTTTCGCCGCCAAGGCGCAGGCGATGGGGATAACGGTTGAGCAATTTCTCGGCGGTGCCGCGCAAAGTACCCTGACGCATCGCCTGCCGACGCTGGCGCAGGTAGCAGACACGATTACGTTTCTGGTATCAGATGCGGCAGGTGCCATCACGGGAACTACCGTCAATATGACCGCGCGCGCAACCTAG
- a CDS encoding inner membrane protein YbjM: protein MNTKRNWAGVISCFLLFTVVCMSLAFNVKGAFRASGHPELGLLFFTLPGAAASFLSRKGEVVKPLLGAMLAAPLCLLLMRLLYISTRSFWQELAWLMSAVFWCALGALCYLFVRSLLQHRRHHK from the coding sequence TTGAACACTAAACGAAACTGGGCGGGGGTGATCAGCTGCTTTTTGCTGTTCACGGTCGTATGCATGTCGCTTGCTTTTAACGTGAAAGGTGCATTCAGGGCGTCGGGTCATCCGGAGCTGGGGCTGCTCTTTTTTACGCTGCCGGGGGCTGCTGCCAGTTTTCTCTCCCGTAAAGGGGAGGTGGTGAAGCCGCTGCTGGGCGCCATGCTGGCCGCGCCGCTCTGTTTGCTGCTGATGCGCTTGCTCTATATATCAACGCGTAGTTTCTGGCAGGAGCTGGCATGGCTGATGAGCGCCGTATTCTGGTGCGCCCTTGGCGCGCTCTGCTACTTATTTGTGCGCAGTCTGCTTCAGCACCGACGGCACCACAAATAA
- the potF gene encoding spermidine/putrescine ABC transporter substrate-binding protein PotF: protein MIALNKKWLSGLVAGALMAVSAGTLAAEQKTLHVYNWSDYIAPDTVANFEKETGIKVVYDVFDSNEVLEGKLMAGSTGFDLVVPSASFLERQLTAGVFQPLDKSKLPNWKNLDPEVLKLVAKHDPDNKYAMPYLWATTGIGYNVDKVKAVLGPDVKLDSWDVVLKPENLEKLKSCGVSFLDAPEEIFATVLNYLGKDPNSSKADDYTGPATDLLLKLRPNIRYFHSSQYINDLANGDICVAIGWAGDVWQAANRAKEAKNGVNVSYFIPKEGALAFFDVFAMPTDAKNKDEAYQFLNYLMRPDVIAHISDHVYYANGNKASVPLVSEEIRNNPAIYPPADVFAKLFTLKVQDPKIDRVRTRAWTKVKSGK from the coding sequence ATGATCGCCTTGAATAAAAAATGGTTATCGGGTCTGGTTGCGGGTGCTCTGATGGCCGTCTCTGCCGGCACGCTCGCTGCGGAACAAAAAACGCTGCACGTTTATAACTGGTCTGACTATATTGCGCCGGACACGGTGGCAAATTTTGAAAAAGAGACCGGCATTAAAGTGGTCTATGACGTGTTCGATTCCAACGAAGTGCTGGAAGGAAAACTGATGGCGGGCAGCACCGGGTTTGACCTCGTGGTGCCTTCCGCAAGCTTCCTGGAGCGTCAGCTAACGGCAGGCGTCTTCCAGCCGCTGGACAAGAGCAAGTTACCGAACTGGAAAAACCTCGATCCGGAAGTGCTGAAGCTGGTGGCTAAGCATGACCCGGACAACAAATACGCCATGCCTTACCTGTGGGCGACTACCGGTATCGGCTACAACGTTGATAAAGTCAAAGCGGTGCTGGGCCCGGACGTGAAGCTGGACAGCTGGGACGTGGTGCTGAAGCCGGAAAACCTTGAGAAGCTGAAAAGCTGCGGCGTCTCCTTCCTCGATGCGCCGGAAGAGATTTTCGCCACCGTGCTGAACTACCTGGGCAAAGACCCGAACAGCAGTAAAGCCGATGATTACACCGGTCCGGCGACCGATCTGCTGCTGAAGCTGCGTCCAAACATTCGTTACTTCCACTCGTCCCAGTACATTAACGACCTGGCAAACGGCGACATCTGCGTCGCGATCGGCTGGGCAGGGGACGTATGGCAGGCGGCTAACCGCGCGAAAGAGGCGAAAAACGGCGTGAACGTCTCTTACTTCATTCCGAAGGAGGGGGCGCTGGCCTTCTTTGACGTCTTCGCGATGCCGACTGACGCTAAAAATAAAGACGAAGCGTATCAGTTCCTCAACTACCTGATGCGTCCTGACGTGATCGCCCACATCAGCGACCACGTTTACTACGCGAACGGTAACAAGGCCTCCGTGCCGCTGGTGAGCGAAGAAATCCGCAATAACCCGGCTATCTATCCGCCAGCGGATGTGTTCGCCAAGCTCTTCACCCTGAAAGTACAGGATCCAAAAATTGACCGCGTGCGTACCCGCGCGTGGACCAAGGTGAAAAGCGGTAAATAA
- the nfsA gene encoding nitroreductase NfsA codes for MTPTIDLLRSHRSIRHFTDEPITEAQRNAIIDSARATSSSSFLQCTSIIRITDPVMREQLVTLTGGQKHVAQAAEFWVFCADFNRHLQICPEAELGLAEQLLLGVVDTALMAQNAFTAAESLGLGGVYIGGLRNNIESVTELLKLPKHVLPLFGLCLGWPADNPDLKPRIPAAMLVHENHYQPVDQDVLNQYDEELANYYMTRGSNNRRDTWTDHIRRTIIKENRPFILDYLHKQGWATR; via the coding sequence ATGACACCCACGATTGACCTGCTCCGTTCCCACCGTTCCATTCGCCACTTCACCGATGAGCCGATTACCGAGGCGCAGCGTAACGCGATCATCGACAGCGCCAGGGCGACCTCGAGCTCGAGCTTCCTGCAGTGCACCTCCATTATCCGCATCACCGACCCGGTCATGCGCGAGCAGCTGGTGACGCTGACCGGCGGGCAGAAGCATGTGGCGCAGGCAGCGGAGTTCTGGGTGTTCTGCGCCGACTTTAACCGTCATCTGCAGATCTGCCCTGAGGCCGAGCTGGGGCTGGCCGAACAGCTGCTGCTGGGCGTGGTGGATACCGCGCTGATGGCGCAAAACGCCTTCACGGCGGCGGAGTCGCTGGGGTTAGGCGGTGTCTACATCGGCGGCCTGCGTAATAACATCGAAAGCGTGACCGAGCTGCTGAAGCTGCCAAAACACGTGCTGCCGCTGTTTGGCCTGTGCCTCGGCTGGCCGGCGGATAACCCGGATCTGAAGCCGCGCATTCCTGCGGCGATGCTGGTGCACGAAAACCACTACCAGCCGGTCGATCAGGATGTCCTGAATCAATACGATGAAGAGCTGGCGAACTACTACATGACGCGCGGCAGCAATAACCGTCGTGATACCTGGACCGACCATATTCGTCGCACCATCATTAAAGAAAATCGCCCGTTTATTCTTGATTATCTGCACAAACAGGGCTGGGCGACGCGATAG
- a CDS encoding aspartate:alanine antiporter — translation MNINVADLLNGNYILLLFVVLALGLCLGKLRLGSVQLGNSIGVLVVSLLLGQQHFSINTDALNLGFMLFIFCVGVEAGPNFFSIFFRDGKNYLMLALVMVGSALLIALGLGKLFGWDIGLTAGMLAGSMTSTPVLVGAGDTLRHSGMAGAQLSTALDHLSLGYALTYLIGLVSLIVGARYLPKLQHQDLQTSAQQIARERGLDTDSKRKVYLPVIRAYRVGPELVAWADGKNLRELGIYRQTGCYIERIRRNGILANPDGDAVLQMGDDIALVGYPDAHARLDPSFRNGKEVFDRDLLDMRIVTEEIVVKNHNAVGRRLAQLKLTDHGCFLNRVIRSQIEMPIDDNVVLNKGDVLQVSGDARRVKTVADRIGFISIHSQVTDLLAFCAFFIVGLMIGMITFQFSNFSFGIGNAAGLLFAGIMLGFLRANHPTFGYIPQGALNMVKEFGLMVFMAGVGLSAGSGIGHSLGAVGWQMLVSGLIVSLVPVVICFLFGAYVLRMNRALLFGAMMGARTCAPAMEIISDTARSNIPALGYAGTYAIANVLLTLAGTLIIIIWPGLG, via the coding sequence GTGAATATAAACGTCGCAGACTTGTTAAATGGGAATTACATCCTGTTATTATTTGTGGTACTGGCGCTGGGCCTTTGCCTGGGTAAATTGCGCCTGGGTTCAGTTCAACTTGGTAATTCCATTGGCGTTTTAGTCGTCTCCTTATTATTAGGCCAGCAGCACTTCAGCATTAACACGGACGCGCTCAACTTAGGTTTTATGCTGTTTATTTTTTGTGTTGGCGTGGAAGCGGGACCGAACTTTTTTTCAATTTTCTTCCGCGACGGCAAAAATTATCTGATGCTGGCGCTGGTGATGGTCGGCAGCGCGCTGCTGATCGCGTTAGGGCTGGGTAAACTGTTTGGCTGGGATATCGGGTTAACGGCCGGTATGCTGGCAGGCTCCATGACCTCCACCCCCGTGCTCGTGGGTGCCGGTGATACCCTGCGCCATTCCGGCATGGCCGGCGCACAGCTTTCTACCGCGCTCGACCACCTGAGTCTCGGCTACGCCCTGACCTATCTGATTGGTCTGGTGAGCCTGATCGTTGGCGCACGCTACCTGCCAAAACTGCAGCACCAGGATCTGCAGACCAGCGCCCAGCAAATCGCCCGCGAGCGCGGTCTGGATACCGACTCCAAACGTAAAGTCTATCTCCCGGTGATCCGCGCCTATCGCGTCGGGCCGGAGCTGGTGGCATGGGCTGACGGCAAAAATCTGCGCGAGCTGGGGATTTACCGCCAGACGGGCTGCTACATCGAACGTATCCGCCGCAACGGCATTCTGGCGAACCCGGACGGCGACGCGGTGCTGCAGATGGGTGACGACATCGCGCTGGTGGGTTACCCGGACGCCCACGCCCGTCTCGACCCGAGCTTCCGTAACGGCAAAGAGGTGTTCGACCGCGACCTGCTCGACATGCGTATCGTCACCGAAGAGATCGTGGTGAAAAACCATAACGCCGTGGGCCGCCGTCTGGCGCAGCTGAAGCTGACCGACCACGGCTGCTTCCTTAACCGTGTGATCCGCAGCCAGATTGAGATGCCTATCGACGATAACGTCGTGCTCAACAAAGGCGACGTGCTGCAGGTCAGCGGCGACGCCCGCCGCGTGAAAACCGTGGCCGACCGCATCGGCTTTATCTCGATTCACAGCCAGGTCACCGACCTGCTGGCCTTCTGCGCCTTCTTTATCGTTGGCCTGATGATCGGGATGATCACCTTCCAGTTCAGCAACTTTAGTTTCGGCATCGGTAACGCCGCCGGTCTGCTGTTCGCCGGGATCATGCTGGGCTTCCTGCGAGCCAACCACCCGACCTTCGGCTATATTCCGCAGGGCGCGCTGAACATGGTGAAAGAGTTCGGTCTGATGGTCTTTATGGCAGGCGTCGGCTTAAGCGCGGGCAGCGGGATTGGTCACAGCCTCGGTGCCGTCGGCTGGCAGATGTTGGTTTCCGGACTTATCGTCAGCCTGGTACCGGTCGTTATCTGTTTCCTGTTCGGTGCCTACGTGCTGCGCATGAACCGCGCCCTGCTCTTCGGGGCGATGATGGGGGCGCGTACCTGTGCTCCAGCGATGGAAATCATCAGCGACACCGCGCGCAGCAACATTCCGGCGCTGGGCTATGCGGGCACGTACGCTATCGCTAACGTGCTGCTGACGCTGGCGGGTACGCTGATTATCATCATCTGGCCAGGACTCGGATAA
- a CDS encoding MFS transporter → MTLTSPRKALQLRMWALFMFFFIPGLLMASWATRTPAIRDILSVSTAEMGIVLFGLSIGSMSGILCSAWLVKRFGTRAVIRTTMCFAVFGMIVLSVALWFASPVLFALGLTVFGGSFGSAEVAINVEGAAVEREMNKTVLPMMHGFYSLGTLAGAGVGMALTATGVSANLHILLAALVCIIPILTGIRAIPDGNGKNSADEQHSAERGLPFYRDFQLMLIGVVVLAMAFAEGSANDWLPLLMVDGHGFSPTSGSLIYAGFTLGMTVGRFTGGWFIDRYSRVAVVRASALLGGLGIAMIIFVDVDWIAGVSVILWGLGASLGFPLTISAASDTGPDAPTRVSVVATTGYLAFLVGPPLLGFLGEHYGLRSTMLVVLGLVIIAALVARAVAKPETKQTTLEKGYER, encoded by the coding sequence ATGACGCTGACCTCTCCCCGCAAAGCCCTGCAGCTCCGCATGTGGGCGCTGTTTATGTTCTTCTTCATTCCCGGCCTGCTGATGGCCTCCTGGGCCACGCGCACCCCCGCCATTCGCGATATTTTGTCCGTTTCTACCGCTGAGATGGGCATCGTGCTGTTTGGCCTGTCGATAGGCTCCATGAGCGGCATTCTCTGCTCTGCCTGGCTGGTTAAGCGCTTCGGTACGCGGGCGGTGATCCGCACTACCATGTGCTTCGCGGTGTTCGGGATGATCGTGCTGAGCGTGGCGCTGTGGTTTGCCTCACCGGTGCTCTTCGCCCTGGGCCTGACGGTATTTGGCGGTAGCTTCGGTTCTGCAGAAGTTGCCATCAACGTTGAAGGGGCGGCGGTCGAACGTGAGATGAACAAAACCGTGTTGCCGATGATGCACGGTTTTTACAGCCTCGGCACGCTGGCCGGTGCCGGCGTGGGGATGGCGCTGACCGCCACCGGCGTGAGCGCCAATCTGCATATTCTGCTGGCGGCGCTGGTGTGCATCATTCCCATTCTTACCGGCATCCGGGCGATCCCGGACGGTAACGGCAAAAACTCCGCTGACGAACAGCACTCGGCCGAAAGAGGGCTGCCCTTCTACCGCGACTTCCAGCTGATGCTGATCGGCGTGGTGGTGCTGGCGATGGCGTTCGCGGAAGGATCTGCCAACGACTGGCTGCCGCTGCTGATGGTGGACGGCCACGGCTTTAGCCCGACCTCCGGCTCGCTGATCTACGCCGGGTTTACGCTGGGGATGACCGTCGGACGCTTCACCGGCGGCTGGTTTATCGACCGCTACAGCCGCGTGGCGGTAGTGCGCGCCAGCGCCCTGCTGGGCGGTCTGGGCATCGCGATGATCATCTTTGTCGATGTGGACTGGATTGCCGGGGTCTCGGTGATCCTCTGGGGGCTGGGTGCGTCGCTCGGCTTCCCGCTGACCATTTCAGCCGCCAGCGACACCGGCCCGGATGCCCCGACGCGCGTCAGCGTAGTGGCAACCACGGGCTATCTCGCCTTCCTGGTCGGGCCGCCGCTGCTCGGCTTCCTCGGTGAGCACTACGGACTGCGCAGCACCATGCTGGTGGTGTTAGGGTTGGTCATCATCGCGGCGCTGGTGGCGCGCGCGGTGGCAAAGCCGGAAACGAAACAAACGACACTGGAGAAGGGATATGAGCGTTAA
- the arsC gene encoding glutaredoxin-dependent arsenate reductase, translated as MSHITIYHNPACGTSRNTLEMIRNSGTEPEIILYLETPPSRDKLTALIAEMGISVRDLLRKNVEPYEQLGLADDSFTDDQLIDFMLQHPILINRPIVVTPLGTRLCRPSEVVLDILPDAQKGAFTKEDGEAVVDASGKKISPK; from the coding sequence ATGAGCCACATCACCATTTACCACAACCCCGCCTGCGGCACTTCGCGCAACACGCTGGAGATGATCCGCAACAGCGGCACGGAGCCAGAGATTATCCTCTATCTGGAAACCCCGCCGTCGCGCGATAAGCTGACCGCCCTGATTGCCGAGATGGGCATTTCAGTGCGGGATCTGTTGCGTAAAAACGTGGAGCCCTATGAACAGCTCGGCCTTGCCGACGATAGCTTCACCGACGACCAGCTTATCGATTTTATGCTGCAGCACCCGATCCTGATTAATCGTCCGATCGTGGTGACGCCGCTGGGCACCCGCCTGTGCCGCCCGTCTGAAGTCGTTCTCGATATTCTGCCGGACGCGCAAAAAGGAGCGTTTACGAAAGAGGATGGCGAAGCCGTCGTAGACGCCAGCGGGAAAAAAATCTCGCCAAAGTAA
- a CDS encoding GrxA family glutaredoxin: protein MFAVIFGRPGCPYCVRAKELAEKLTEERDDFNFRYVDIHAEGITKADLEKTVGKPVETVPQIFLDQKHIGGCTDFEAYAKEHLGLFAAQ, encoded by the coding sequence ATGTTTGCAGTAATTTTTGGTCGTCCAGGGTGCCCTTACTGTGTGCGCGCGAAAGAGCTGGCTGAGAAACTGACCGAAGAGCGCGATGACTTCAACTTCCGCTACGTGGATATCCACGCGGAAGGCATCACGAAAGCGGATCTCGAAAAAACCGTCGGCAAGCCGGTTGAAACCGTACCGCAGATCTTCCTCGATCAGAAACACATCGGCGGCTGCACTGACTTTGAAGCTTACGCCAAAGAGCATCTGGGTCTGTTTGCTGCCCAGTAA